The proteins below come from a single Torulaspora delbrueckii CBS 1146 chromosome 5, complete genome genomic window:
- the MSB3 gene encoding Rab GTPase-activating protein MSB3 (similar to Saccharomyces cerevisiae MSB3 (YNL293W) and MSB4 (YOL112W); ancestral locus Anc_3.64), with amino-acid sequence MGIEQLRLSVKLGGASGDGGGERISGQRVGQPRKSPSAPSFHDKMYASRNTSEPVLPNHVPALNSSNSADNASLNDADASLSVINLYGDEVESRRADDGALQSPEEVLSDDPGLSSTPFGQRSSNSATDGPDLDRYGFKKQNNFITEKEYNRWWRDYSQYCVRRKHKWKLLLEKSGFPIDNDSPYRFPPRSEKLKRYVRKGIPAEWRGNAWWHFARGQEKLNKNKGVYDTLLSKMDELIRKKKVVADLDIIERDLNRTFPDNMHFQREAFQTEEPPMIKSLRRVLVAFSLYNPKIGYCQSMNFLAGLLLLFMDEERTFWMLVIITSKYLPGVHNVNLEGVNVDQGVLMLCVKEYLPEFWRFIVPFQNQTGSDSSPNSSPSLGKNEFLYKLPPITLCTASWFMSCFVGVLPVESTLRVWDCLFYEESNFLFKACLAILKLSEQELIKARSLKLLRHHSISDGGDYNKREIQLNQDETEMEIFQVIQTFPKRMLNPNDMFDKVIFKKRIPLNRLDQDEVDRCRKYVAAQRLKYKNYHELIGTSNRTNESGLNGSIINSGDRDDTKHSGLGSEENADAAAFDFNDDRTASDFVNNALSSEVYGFKRGLSGVHWNNSIKEKVRQMRKRKVSSNDQLMKN; translated from the coding sequence ATGGGCATTGAGCAACTTCGACTGTCGGTGAAGCTTGGTGGAGCCTCAGGTGATGGAGGCGGCGAACGGATCAGTGGGCAGCGAGTTGGCCAACCCAGGAAATCGCCGTCTGCGCCCAGCTTCCACGACAAGATGTATGCGAGTCGTAATACCAGTGAGCCAGTACTGCCGAATCACGTACCAGCTTTGAATAGTTCGAATTCAGCAGATAATGCGTCGTTGAACGATGCTGATGCGAGTCTGAGCGTTATTAATCTATATGGGGATGAAGTAGAGTCTCGCAGGGCCGATGATGGCGCACTACAGAGTCCAGAGGAGGTACTTAGTGATGATCCTGGTTTATCATCGACTCCTTTCGGTCAGAGGAGTAGTAACAGTGCCACTGATGGCCCAGATTTGGACAGATATGGTTTCAAGAAGCAGAACAACTTTATCACGGAGAAAGAATACAACAGGTGGTGGCGGGACTACTCACAGTACTGTGTTCGACGTAAGCATAAGTGGAAACTGTTATTAGAGAAAAGTGGATTTCcaattgataatgattCGCCATATCGATTCCCGCCTCGAAGTGAAAAGCTGAAGAGATATGTGAGAAAAGGTATACCAGCAGAATGGAGGGGCAACGCATGGTGGCATTTTGCTCGAGGACAGGAGAAGCTGAATAAAAATAAGGGTGTTTATGACACATTACTGTCCAAGATGGATGAACTTATtaggaagaagaaagtagTGGCTGATCTCGACATCATTGAGCGTGATTTGAACAGAACTTTTCCAGATAATATGCATTTCCAGAGGGAGGCCTTCCAGACTGAGGAGCCCCCGATGATCAAGTCATTACGTCGTGTTTTAGTTGCGTTCTCTCTTTACAATCCGAAGATTGGTTATTGTCAATCAATGAATTTTCTAGCAGGTCTGCTCTTACTCTTCATGGACGAAGAGAGAACCTTTTGGATGCTAGTTATCATCACTTCCAAGTATTTGCCTGGTGTTCATAACGTGAACTTGGAGGGAGTCAATGTCGATCAAGGTGTTCTAATGCTATGTGTTAAGGAATATTTACCTGAGTTTTGGCGATTCATTGTCCCATTTCAAAACCAAACAGGAAGCGACTCGTCGCCCAATTCTAGCCCATCATTGGGCAAAAATGAGTTCTTGTACAAACTTCCCCCGATAACGTTATGTACCGCCAGTTGGTTTATGAGCTGCTTTGTTGGAGTACTACCAGTGGAAAGTACGCTTAGAGTTTGGGATTGTTTGTTTTATGAAGAGTCAAACTTTCTGTTCAAAGCATGTCTTGCTATACTAAAGCTAAGCGAGCAGGAGCTAATAAAGGCAAGGTCGCTCAAGTTATTGCGGCATCACTCGATCTCCGATGGTGGTGATTACAACAAAAGAGAAATACAACTAAATCAGGACGAAACAGAGATGGAAATATTCCAGGTTATCCAGACGTTCCCAAAACGTATGCTGAACCCCAATGATATGTTTGACAAGGTGATATTTAAGAAAAGGATACCACTGAATAGGCTGGACCAGGACGAGGTAGATCGTTGCCGAAAATATGTGGCGGCGCAGAGGTTGAAGTACAAGAACTATCACGAGCTTATCGGTACTAGCAACCGCACCAACGAAAGTGGTTTGAACGGCAGCATCATCAATAGTGGTGATAGAGATGATACAAAGCATTCGGGATTGGGCAGCGAAGAGAATGCAGACGCTGCTGCGTTTGACTTCAACGATGACAGAACTGCCAGTGATTTTGTCAACAACGCACTCTCCTCTGAAGTTTATGGATTTAAGAGAGGTCTCAGTGGGGTTCATTGGAATAACAGCATTAAGGAGAAGGTGAGGCAaatgaggaagagaaaggtATCGAGcaatgatcaattgatgaaaaattga
- the MDY2 gene encoding Mdy2p (similar to Saccharomyces cerevisiae MDY2 (YOL111C); ancestral locus Anc_3.65), with amino-acid sequence MASSPEHDFVSKFLTLATISDPALPADYKKPLQQVTNLGVALPPLRYKYDPNRARKASGNDKKDSPIKLTLKSVRPPKFSVECQFARNNTVSQVKQKLIEDGKVQSVEQLKLLLKGKVLHDSELLSGLIEDKATINVLISKAASSAEATPPLDSSPDPVTIQVPWHEIESTLRMSFVDPAQVAKTLDRLKRGWELTE; translated from the coding sequence ATGGCCTCATCTCCTGAGCACGATTTCGTTTCGAAATTCCTTACTTTAGCAACTATTTCGGATCCAGCTTTGCCAGCTGACTATAAGAAGCCCTTACAACAAGTTACAAACTTAGGTGTTGCACTACCTCCCCTCAGGTACAAGTACGATCCAAACAGGGCAAGAAAAGCTTCTGGAAATGACAAGAAGGACTCACCTATTAAACTTACGCTAAAGAGCGTCAGGCctccaaaattttctgTAGAATGCCAGTTCGCTCGTAATAACACGGTCTCTCAGGTTAAGCAGAAGCTGATCGAAGATGGGAAAGTCCAAAGTGTTGAGCAACTGAAGCTGCTACTTAAGGGTAAAGTGCTACATGACAGTGAACTTTTGTCCGGTCTGATTGAAGATAAGGCAACCATCAATGTATTGATCTCTAAAGCTGCCTCATCAGCCGAGGCTACTCCGCCATTGGATTCAAGCCCTGATCCTGTTACTATACAGGTTCCTTGGCATGAAATAGAAAGTACCCTTCGTATGAGTTTTGTCGATCCTGCGCAAGTCGCCAAGACTCTTGATAGATTGAAAAGAGGTTGGGAGTTGACGGAGTGA
- the SHR5 gene encoding Shr5p (similar to Saccharomyces cerevisiae SHR5 (YOL110W); ancestral locus Anc_3.66), whose protein sequence is MIFNVRVLSNKVYKCWLSYNRMETESAAPETLNSFALSKSGTAAQDLQTDNGLDQGPLFFNYHEFAENFYAEVESPHDPKEHDGDHNICVTHFPNVFVPKDSAEFHSTRIVRIPRRFDVTLNAPYFSNCLPGWEPAALNSEEEGKTFQAHGIYDNDQLYGYSSVSPLSWYLSQSEFAKIVTPINEILGRSYGIYTWHNIVNLVLDVLTIGCWYVISRHFFDDPTQQLERYISQVNNSPALKNHKIKIISPRRSGYLSVRIEVICLYFLVHFTNFFTSLVGFSDPKAIALLML, encoded by the coding sequence ATGATCTTCAACGTTCGCGTATTATCAAACAAAGTTTACAAATGCTGGTTGAGTTACAATAGGATGGAAACCGAAAGTGCTGCTCCAGAAACATTAAATAGTTTTGCTTTATCTAAGAGTGGTACAGCTGCTCAGGATCTTCAGACGGATAACGGTTTGGACCAGGGACCGCTATTCTTCAACTATCACGAATTCGCAGAGAATTTCTACGCTGAGGTTGAGTCTCCACATGATCCGAAAGAGCACGATGGGGATCACAACATTTGTGTGACTCATTTTCCTAATGTTTTTGTTCCCAAAGACTCTGCGGAGTTCCATTCAACCAGAATTGTGAGAATACCAAGACGATTTGACGTTACCTTGAATGCTCCGTACTTTAGCAATTGCTTGCCAGGGTGGGAACCTGCGGCTCTCAATAGCGAAGAGGAAGGGAAAACGTTCCAAGCTCATGGGATCTACGATAACGATCAGCTCTACGGGTACTCATCCGTTAGCCCTTTATCTTGGTACTTGAGTCAGTCTgagtttgcaaagattgtGACACCGATAAACGAAATTCTGGGCAGGTCATATGGTATTTATACATGGCACAATATAGTCAATCTAGTCCTAGATGTATTGACAATAGGATGCTGGTATGTGATTTCAAGACACTTCTTTGACGATCCCACCCAGCAACTCGAAAGGTACATTTCTCAAGTGAACAATTCTCCCGcgctgaaaaatcacaAGATCAAGATAATATCTCCCAGAAGATCGGGATACCTTTCAGTACGTATCGAAGTGATATGCCTTTACTTTTTGGTTCATTTTACTAactttttcacttcacTAGTTGGATTTTCAGATCCCAAAGCCATCGCCCTCTTAATGTTGtag
- the PUS4 gene encoding pseudouridine synthase PUS4 (similar to Saccharomyces cerevisiae PUS4 (YNL292W); ancestral locus Anc_3.67), with the protein MNGIFAIDKPSGITSNQFMMKLQHALTNSQVFSKEIQRATAERMRQYQEQTGKAASKRKLRKVSKVKMGHGGTLDPLASGVLVIGIGTGTKKLSDYLSGTVKEYESEALFGTSTTSGDVEGEILSQNAVKHLDLQDLQTVEEKFTGSLKQTPPIYAALKMDGKPLYEYAREGKPLPRAIEPRQVNIYDLKIFPDSLSKKHSYPLLRPTTGETKEIVDRLNDGLLNDPLYFSKEYCAKQGWEDENARVEKPLPLSEEEASEIEAQGDAYRAPLLHFKAKVSSGTYIRSLVSDIGKSMRSSSYMVKLIRLAQKDWSLQSQNVFRLEDFTDRNESVWATVLQEVLEKGPDVNVTEALSKAEQEFEQEKKSAEEESSQDASEVKDSDEQDRKKRKIDVTT; encoded by the coding sequence ATGAACGGTATATTTGCAATTGACAAGCCCAGTGGCATAACTTCTAATCAGTTCATGATGAAGCTGCAACATGCTCTTACGAATAGTCAAGTCTTCTCgaaagaaattcaaaggGCTACAGCCGAAAGAATGAGACAATACCAAGAGCAAACTGGGAAGGCTGCAAGCAAGAGGAAGCTCCGTAAAGTTTCCAAGGTGAAAATGGGACATGGTGGTACTCTTGATCCATTGGCTTCCGGAGTGTTAGTGATAGGTATTGGTACTGGGACGAAGAAGCTTAGCGATTATTTGTCTGGTACAGTTAAGGAGTATGAAAGCGAAGCCCTCTTTGGTACTTCGACAACTTCTGGCGATGTAGAGGGTGAAATTCTGTCTCAAAACGCTGTGAAGCACTTAGATTTACAGGACCTGCAGACGGTTGAGGAGAAGTTTACTGGATCTTTGAAGCAAACGCCACCGATCTATGCTGCCCTTAAAATGGACGGGAAGCCACTATATGAATACGCCAGAGAAGGTAAGCCATTACCACGGGCCATCGAACCGAGACAGGTGAATATTTATGACTTGAAAATATTCCCAGATTCTCTTTCTAAGAAGCACAGCTATCCACTGTTAAGGCCCACGACTGGAGAAACAAAAGAGATTGTTGACCGGTTAAACGATGGGTTGCTTAATGACCCGCTATACTTTTCTAAGGAATACTGCGCCAAGCAAGGCTGggaagatgaaaatgcAAGAGTCGAAAAGCCTTTGCCGttatctgaagaagaagcgaGTGAGATTGAAGCTCAAGGAGATGCTTACCGCGCGCCTCTATTGCACTTTAAGgccaaagtttcatcagGGACATACATACGATCGCTTGTCAGTGACATTGGTAAAAGTATGAGAAGTTCTTCATACATGGTGAAACTTATCCGTCTTGCGCAAAAAGATTGGTCTCTTCAAAGCCAAAACGTTTTCAGACTGGAAGATTTTACTGATCGAAATGAAAGTGTTTGGGCTACTGTATTGCAAGAAGTTTTGGAGAAGGGGCCCGATGTGAACGTCACCGAGGCCCTTTCAAAGGCAGAACAAGAGTTCGagcaagaaaaaaaatctgctgaagaagagagctcCCAAGATGCAAGCGAAGTAAAAGATAGTGATGAACAGGATagaaaaaagagaaagattgatgtAACAACTTAA
- the MID1 gene encoding Mid1p (similar to Saccharomyces cerevisiae MID1 (YNL291C); ancestral locus Anc_3.68) has translation MDKRLYMWWWIWYVSLVAALSPFEEFGFGLEAQNLTVRSDEYGEGMAKSSGILNPDNIYEWTPIAGNISVGERNVFVFTVNMNSTGTGFLPTYEILIFLSGNICQQPNDIGDRVLRVSYSFNESVTTNSSVGQHTTFQDGYMQALAVSPLTVSDSNATAEYSYLYVVVEPVDSKTNLPLTADADPSDDIWEYKLSISENDLVYQWDTRPWLDVLDTDYNSALLATGNVTADAQQFSNYSIYDISLYDLYVYSFEDSLKLASNLNISLCAVTSGPYLVSSVDSNQTKGEDHQLEETDLLIGKSLTNRRGTVQEQFYITGLNSSSTYVAYLTKKIGKKGNLSDVGGVLFSKQLFTTRDSNSCSLIFGLNFCYGVAYSVPSPSIAPNNKTSIAGTYDHIAESLYANFSKALQIITCDSELDARYSPIRSCKDCATSYRNWLCGVTIPRCTNTKSEYYVHRDEGENRNDYLDDYLTPIDDYYEILPCIDMCYAIARDCPSDFGFSCPSMDEKKIGPQSSYSFFNPDYPLDTCNFIGNSTELYTNLNI, from the coding sequence ATGGATAAGAGGCTATATATGTGGTGGTGGATATGGTATGTATCACTTGTGGCGGCATTGAGTCCGTTTGAGGAGTTTGGGTTTGGCCTGGAGGCTCAAAACCTAACTGTGAGGAGCGATGAGTACGGCGAAGGCATGGCTAAGTCAAGTGGTATTCTCAATCCTGATAACATTTACGAATGGACACCAATCGCTGGAAATATCTCAGTCGGTGAGCGAAATGTTTTTGTCTTTACGGTCAATATGAACTCAACTGGCACTGGATTTCTACCAACTTATGAGATCCTGATCTTTCTCAGTGGTAATATCTGTCAGCAGCCGAATGATATCGGTGATAGGGTTTTAAGAGTTTCCTATTCATTCAACGAGTCAGTAACGACCAATTCCTCTGTGGGTCAGCACACGACTTTCCAAGATGGGTATATGCAGGCCCTTGCGGTGAGCCCGCTGACCGTATCGGACTCAAACGCTACAGCGGAATATTCCTACTTATATGTTGTCGTTGAGCCGGTGGACTCTAAAACGAATTTACCTCTCACGGCAGATGCAGATCCCTCTGATGACATTTGGGAGTATAAATTGAGTATATCGGAAAATGACTTGGTGTATCAGTGGGATACTAGGCCGTGGCTGGACGTCCTAGATACAGATTACAACTCTGCGCTTCTCGCTACAGGGAATGTCACAGCTGATGCACAACAGTTTTCCAACTATTCGATTTATGATATTTCTCTTTATGATCTCTACGTTTATTCCTTTGAGGACTCCCTGAAACTAGCTTCGAACTTGAATATCTCCTTATGCGCCGTCACTAGTGGACCATATTTGGTTTCATCTGTAGATTCGAATCAAACCAAGGGAGAAGACCATCAGTTGGAAGAAACTGACCTACTAATTGGTAAATCACTGACAAATCGTAGAGGTACGGTTCAAGAACAGTTCTACATTACTGGGCTGAATAGCTCCTCTACATATGTGGCTTACttgaccaagaagattggTAAGAAAGGCAACTTATCTGATGTCGGTGGTGTCCTTTTCTCAAAACAACTTTTCACGACAAGAGACAGTAATTCCTGTTCACTGATATTTGGCTTAAATTTCTGTTATGGAGTAGCATACTCAGTTCCTTCTCCATCCATTGCCCCCAACAATAAGACGTCAATTGCGGGGACATATGATCATATCGCAGAGTCGCTATATGCAAACTTCAGTAAAGCTCTGCAAATTATAACGTGCGACTCCGAGTTGGATGCCAGATACTCTCCAATCCGATCATGTAAGGATTGCGCAACCTCTTATCGTAACTGGTTATGTGGTGTGACAATTCCCAGGTGTACGAATACCAAATCCGAGTACTACGTTCACAgagatgaaggtgaaaataGAAATGACTATTTGGATGACTATCTCACCCCTATAGACGACTACTATGAAATTTTACCTTGCATAGACATGTGCTATGCCATCGCTCGTGATTGCCCAAGCGACTTTGGCTTTTCATGCCCATCTATggacgagaagaagatcggACCACAAAGCAGCtacagcttcttcaatcctGATTATCCACTTGACACCTGCAATTTCATCGGTAATAGTACCGAACTATATACCAATCTGAACATATAG
- the RFC3 gene encoding replication factor C subunit 3 (similar to Saccharomyces cerevisiae RFC3 (YNL290W); ancestral locus Anc_3.69), with translation MVEDVALNDGLPWVEKYRPATLDDVYGQNEVVGTVRRFIEEGQLPHLLFYGPPGTGKTSTVVALAREIYGKNYSNMVLELNASDDRGIDVVRNQIKDFASTRQIFSKGFKLIILDEADAMTNAAQNALRRIIEKYTKNTRFCILANYAHKLTPALLSRCTRFRFQPLPTEALERRMNKVLSNEHLKMTTSAKEALLKLSRGDMRRVLNVLQACKATLDKPLEEEITDDTIYDCCGAPRPADLETILESILKDDWTTAYYTLNRVRGAKGLALIDLIEGFVDILESYELKSQEARISMLTQLSDIEYAISRGGNDRIQGSAVIGVIKNGFEIEAAKS, from the coding sequence ATGGTTGAAGACGTGGCGTTGAATGATGGATTGCCTTGGGTGGAGAAATACAGACCTGCTACTTTAGACGACGTGTATGGCCAGAATGAAGTTGTCGGTACGGTTCGTAGgttcattgaagaaggtcaATTACCACATCTATTATTCTACGGACCCCCTGGTACAGGTAAGACTTCTACAGTGGTAGCGTTAGCGAGGGAAATTTACGGTAAGAATTATTCCAATATGGTTTTGGAGTTAAATGCTTCCGACGATAGAGGAATTGACGTGGTTAGAAACCAGATCAAGGATTTTGCCTCAACAAGACAGATATTTTCGAAAGGCTTTAAGCTGATTATTCTAGATGAAGCAGATGCCATGACCAACGCTGCACAGAATGCATTGCGGCGAATTATCGAGAAATACACCAAAAACACAAGGTTTTGTATCCTGGCCAATTATGCCCATAAACTGACACCCGCACTTTTAAGTAGATGCACGAGGTTCAGGTTCCAGCCTTTACCTACAGAGGCGTTAGAACGTCGAATGAACAAAGTATTGAGCAACGAGCATCTGAAAATGACTACGAGTGCCAAGGAGGCTTTGTTAAAGCTCTCTCGTGGTGACATGAGACGTGTGTTGAACGTATTACAGGCTTGCAAAGCCACTCTGGATAAGCCcttagaagaagaaatcacaGACGATACAATCTACGACTGCTGTGGAGCCCCAAGGCCAGCCGATCTCGAAACAATCTTAGAATCCATCTTGAAGGACGACTGGACCACTGCTTACTACACTTTGAACCGGGTGCGCGGCGCGAAAGGTCTAGCACTGATAGATCTTATCGAAGGCTTTGTCGACATTCTTGAATCCTACGAGCTCAAGAGCCAAGAGGCGAGAATCTCAATGCTTACCCAACTGAGTGACATTGAGTATGCAATTTCCCGAGGAGGTAACGACAGGATACAGGGAAGTGCAGTGATCGGCGTTATCAAGAACGGATTCGAGATTGAAGCTGCGAAAAGCTGA